Sequence from the Nitrospirota bacterium genome:
AGGTCCAGGCTGGCCGGCTGAATCTGCCGGTCCTCGATCGGCGTCTCTGATCGGATCGCTCGGCTCGCGATCAACTGCTTGATCTGTTGATAGGGCAGAATGCCGTTCAGACGGGCCGGCCGTTTCACAGGTCGTCGAGGCCTCCGTCGGCCCCGTCGCCACAAGCGGCAAACGACGGGTGCGCGCCGACCATCGGCAGTTCGCGGCGAACTCCCTCCCCCCTCCCTCTTTCCTCAGGGGAGAGGGGAGGCTGCGGGTAGTGAAACATCTTCCGTTCGTAGTTTTTCAGGACCGCGCCGTCTTCGTCTAGATGGACCAGGTAGTCGGCCGGCAACAGCGGAATCTTGCCGCCGCCGCCGGGCGCGTCGATGACGAAGTGAGGCACCGCCATTCCGCTCGTGTGGCCCTGGAGCGCCCGGATGATATGGAGCCCGGTCTCCACGCTTGTCCGAAAGTGGTTCGTGCCTTTCGTGAGATCGGCCTGGTAGAGGTAGTACGGCTTGACGCGGGCCAGGAGGAGTTGATGCACGAGGCGCTTCATGATTTCCGGATCGTCGTTGACGCCTTTCAGCAGCACGGTCTGCGCGCCGAGCGGCACGCCGGCATCGGCCAACATGCCGCAGGCCGCCTTGACTTCGGGCGTCAGTTCGTCGGGGTGGTTGAAATGCAGGTTCATGTAGATCGGGTGGTACTTCTTGATCATCTCGCAGAGCTTGGGCGTGATGCGCTGCGGCAGCGTCCCCGGCACCCGCGAGCCGATCCGGATGATCTCCAGATGAGGGATCGTGCGGAGGGCTTTCAGCACGCGCTCCAGCAGGTGATCGGGCAGGAGGAGCGGGTCGCCCCCGGAGAGGATGACGTCCCGGACTTCGGTGTGCTCCCGCAAGTAGGCGATCGCCCGGTCCAGTTCGCCTTTCTTCAGAAATCCCGGTTTGCCCACGAGCCGCTTTCTGGTGCAGAAGCGGCAGTAGATCGGACACTGATTCGTGACCATCAGGAGCGCACGGTCCGGATAGCGGTGGACCAGATGGGGAACCGGGCTCATCACATCCTCTTCGAGCGGATCGTCCTCCGCGTCCGCGTCGGCCATCTCGGCGATGTCCGGCACGACCTGCTTCCAGATCGCATCGCCGGGTTCTTTGATCATCGCCATAACGGTCGGCGTGATCCGCATCGGA
This genomic interval carries:
- a CDS encoding KamA family radical SAM protein, producing MEDWRKILAESVVKPKDLAERLGVDEKEIEAVVGEYPMRITPTVMAMIKEPGDAIWKQVVPDIAEMADADAEDDPLEEDVMSPVPHLVHRYPDRALLMVTNQCPIYCRFCTRKRLVGKPGFLKKGELDRAIAYLREHTEVRDVILSGGDPLLLPDHLLERVLKALRTIPHLEIIRIGSRVPGTLPQRITPKLCEMIKKYHPIYMNLHFNHPDELTPEVKAACGMLADAGVPLGAQTVLLKGVNDDPEIMKRLVHQLLLARVKPYYLYQADLTKGTNHFRTSVETGLHIIRALQGHTSGMAVPHFVIDAPGGGGKIPLLPADYLVHLDEDGAVLKNYERKMFHYPQPPLSPEERGRGEGVRRELPMVGAHPSFAACGDGADGGLDDL